In Peptostreptococcus equinus, the DNA window ACATCTAATGAATCAGCTTCCAACTCTTCTTGAATATTTGTATTATCGCCTATTTTTTCTATTTCTATATCTAATTGTTCTGCTAATATTTCTTTTATTTTTTCTATCATTTTATTACTCCATTCCATTTCAATTTATTTTTTATAGTTTACTTGTATTTTACTTTATTGATATTTTTATATTACTTTTAATAATATAACTCCATAACTAAGTCCCCCACCAAAGGCTAATAGCACTACATATTTTCCTTTTTCTATATGTGCATTATTTTCCTTTAATGAAGTTATATATTCATCCAGTGCAATAGGTACACTTGCAGATGATGTATTTCCGTATTTTTCAATATTTACAAACCATTTATCTATTTCAATATCAGTCTTTATTGATAAATTTTCTATAATTCTTAAGTTTGCTTGGTGGCAAATTATCGCATGCACATCACTTTGATTTATATTATTTTTATCTAATAAATCATTTATAAGTTTAGGTCCTATTTTAGTTGCAAATTTATATATTTGTCTGCCATTCATCTCAATATAATTATTTGACATATCATCTATATCATTTTTCATATCTAGGATTAAATTGAAATCTTTATCATATTCTCCTTTTATATATTGATCTTTTATTTCAAAATCAATATTGTAGAACTTCTGGCAATTATTTTTATCTAGTTTTATTTCTCCATTTGCAGCATCATTTTCTAATAATACTGCCCCTGAACCATCTCCAAATAAAATGCATGTAGATCTATCTTCCCAATTTGTAACCTTACTTAATCGTTCAGAACCTACAACCAAGCAATATCTTATATTTTGCATTTTCATCATGGCTTTGGCTACAGTTAGAGAATATATAAACCCACTACATGCTGCATTTATATCCATACATATAGCTTCTTTTATTCCTAATCTTCCAAGAACATTAAATGATGATGATGGCACTTTTGTATCGTTTGTAACTGATGCAAAAAGAATCAATCCTATTTGATTAGGTTCAATGCCTCCCTTTTCTATTGCTTTTTTACATGCTAGAAATGCTATTTTTTCTGTAGTCTTATTCTTTGAAATTTTCCTTTGAACTATACCAGTTCTCTCTCTTATCCATTCATCATTTGTATCTACAATCTTAGTTAGATCATCATTCGTAAGTACTTGATCATCTGTATAAGAAGCTGTTGATATAATTTTAATAGACATTATCTCCTCCATATTCTTTAACGAAAAAGTTGTTGATATTTACCAGTGCTTTTAGCAGAGCCTTATCCTCATCTAATTTCAAGTCAATTATCAAATGTTCAATCATTTCATCATGAAAATTCTTATGTATTTTTTCTATTAACTCTCCTTTGCGAGTGAGCTTTGCTATTACTACTCTTTTATCGTAAATATCTTTTTCCCTTAAGACATAGCCTTTTTTTTCCAATTTAGTTATTGATGTAGTTAGTGTTCCCATTGTGATTTCTAATATGTCGGCTATCTCTGACATCATTTTACCATCACCACTTTCAATAGCATCTATTACATGAATTTCGCTCATTGAAAGATCTTTAATACCTCTTAATTTCATAGATTTCTCTTCTATAGTTAAAACATTCTTGAATAAATCTACAATTATTGAATTAAGTATTTTTTTTGTAATGTCTCTATTATCAGTATTATTTATTTCATTTAAATCATTTTTTTCTTTATTTTTTTCAAAAATTATATTACTTTGATAATCATCTATATTTTTACTTTCATCATCGTATACTATCGGGCATGATTGTCCATATAAAATGTCATTTTTTTCTTCTACATCACCTTCTGTATAAAAAATAGTCTTATTGTCTTTTACTTCTTCTTCACCATATATTAAATTACTATCATTATTATCATCGATATTAAAATATTCAATATTCTTCTTATCATTTTTGTCTTTATCTCTATCCATTGCTATCCTCCATTAATACGTCTATACTTATCATATCTTTTTTTCAAGATTTTTTCTATAGATTGAGAATAGCTTTTTTCGAGAAATTTTATAATCTCATTTTTTATATTGTACACCTCACCTCCATCCTCTTTTATTATTTTTTCTATAAAGCCAGCATCTAACATATCTTGGCTTGTCAATTTCATTAAGTCAGCCGCCTTTTCTTTTAAATTTGAATCCTTCCAAAGAATGCTGGCAAACCCTTCTGGCGACAATATAGAATAAACACTATTTTCAAGCATCCAAATTTGATCAGTCACACTAAGTGCTAAAGCCCCTCCACTTCCTCCTTCTCCTATTACTATTGAAAGAGTTGGAACTTTTAATTTTGAAAACTCATATATACAATTTGCTATAGCATTTGCTTGACCTCTTTCTTCAGCCCCTATACCACATGCAGCTCCGGGAGTATCCACTATTGTAATTACAGGTAGAGAAAATTTTTCAGCATATCTTAACATACGCAATACTTTTCTATAACCTTCAGGATTAACCATTCCATAATTTCTACTTTTTTCTTGAGAAATTACCATTACTGAATACCGATCTACTTTTCCTATACCGCATATTATTGTATTATCCTCTGAAAAAAGTCTATCGCCATGTAACTCAACAAAAGGATTACAAAAATATTCTATATATTCCTTTGCTTTTTTCCTATCTGGCTCCCTCGCTTTATAAACCTTTTGAATTGCTTTCATAAAACCTCCCCAAGTTCTTATTTAAATTTACCAGCGAATTTTGTATTATTTTTAATTGTTATTTTCCATTTATTAGAAATTTTTTATTGTCTTTTTTTGCTAATATATTATCGTGTATTTCTAATATATCAGATAATATTTCTTTCATTTCATTTCTTTTGCACACCATATCTACCAAACCGTGTGTATACAAAAATTCAGCCTTTTGAAAACCTTCTGGTAATGTGGTTGCTGTCAGCTGTGATATAACTCTAGGACCTGCAAATCCAATTAAAGCCTTATTTTCAGCTATAATTATATCTCCTAAACTAGCAAAACTTGCACTTACTCCTCCTGTAGTAGGATTGGTCAAAACACTTATAAATAGCTGCTTTGCTTTATCGAGTTTCGCTAGTGCTTGGCTTGTCTTTGCCATTTGCATTAATGAATACATTCCTTCTTGCATTCTAGCTCCACCTGATGCACTAAATATTATCAAAGGTATTTTTTTCTTTAAGGATAATTCTATAGATTTTGTAATTTTTTCACCTACAGTGCTTCCCATACTGCCCATCATAAAATGTGCATCCATTACTGCTATTACTGCTTTTTTCCCATTTATTTTTCCAACACCACATCTCACTGCTTCATCTTGACCCGTCTGACTTTTGAATTTATTTTGTATATTTTTATAATTAGGGAAATTTAATGGGTCCCTTATTTTCCATTCTCTAAAATATTCTACAAAAGTTTTTTTGTCAATTATGGATTCTATTCTCTCCATGGCTGTCATTTTAAAATAATATCCACAAATAGGGCAAATTTTAATATTGTTCTTTAATTCATTTTTATTATGTATGGAATTGCACTCTGGACATTTTGTCACTGTCTCAGAATCTAAGTTTATGGACACTGTAGTATATTTGATTTTTTTATTACTTTTAAATAACATATATTAAACTCCCTTTTTATATTTACTTTCCATATAAGAAGTATCAATATTTCCTTTTAAATAATTGTCGTCCTCTAATATTTCTTCATACATTTTTTTATTAGTTTTCACTCCTCCAATTATCAACTCGGACATAGCTCTTTTCATAGTAGATATGGCCTTATTTCTATCACTAGCATACGCTATTACTTTCATCAACATTGAATCATAAAATGGTAAAATTTCATAACCTTGATATATACCACTATCAATTCTTACACCATATCCACCAGGTAAATTTAATTCATTTATTTTACCTGCACTAGGTAAAAAATTATTATCGAAATCATATGCATTAATCCTAAACTCTATAGCATGTCCAGATAGATTAACTTGATTTTGCTTGTAGTTAAGTTTTTTATGTGAAGCAATATTAACCTGCTCTCTAACAATATCTATACCACTTATCATTTCACTAACAGGATGCTCGACTTGAATTCTAGTATTCATTTCCATAAAATAAACTTCTTGTTCTTCTATATCAACTAAATATTCAATCGTACCCGCATTTGTGTAGGATATATATTTTACTGCTTTTTTTGTATACTCATATAATTTATTTAATAAATCATCACATATTGCATAGGCAGGAGCCTCTTCCACTAATTTTTGATGATTCATCTGTAAAGAGCAGTCCCTCGCTCCTAAATGAATTATATTATTAAACTCATCTGCAAGGATTTGAACTTCTATATGTTTTGTCTTGGCTAAATATTTTTCCATATATATTTCTGGATCGCCAAATGAATTTTCAGCCTCTTTTTTTGCAGTATTAAATGACTTTTCTAAATCATCTTTGCAACGGACTACTCTCATTCCTTTTCCGCCGCCACCAGATCTAGCTTTTAAAATAATTGGATAAGTAATCTTTTCTGCTATATCATATGCATTTTCTAAAGACTCTAATATACCTTTTGATCCAGGAATTAAAGGTAAACCAGCTTTTTCCATCGTACTTTTTGATAGATTTTTATTGCCCATAAGATCTATTACTTTACTAGTAGGACCTATAAATTTTATATTGTACACTTCACATAATTTGGCAAAAGAAGCATTTTCAGATAAAAAACCAAAACCAGGATGTATGGCATCGCAAGATGTTACTAAAGCAGCATTTATAATTTGCATTTTATTTAAATAACTCTTTCGTATATCTTTGGGACCTATACATATTGCTTCATCCGCTAGTTTTGTATGAAGTGATTCTTTATCTACAATAGAATAAATCGCCACTGTTTTTATATTCATGTCTTTCAAAGTCCTTATTATCCTCACTGCTATTTCTCCTCTATTTGCAATAAGAACTTTTTTAATAAGTGTTGACATATTAAATCTCCTCAACTAAAAAAATATTTTCTCCAAATTCAACTAAATCTCCATCATTTACTAGTATGTCTACTATCTTACAATCATAAGGAGCTTTAAGTTCGTTCATTAATTTCATAGATTCTATAATACATACCACTTGACCTTTTTTAACTATGTCATTTTTATTTACATAAGCATTTTCTTCTGGACTAGGTTTTGAGTAAAATGTTCCAATCAAATTTGATTCAATATATATATTTTTGTTTGATTGACAAAGTATTTCTTCTTTTTCTTCATTATTTATATTAGCTTTATATAGAGTATCTTTTTTACTGTTAAAATCTAACTCTGACGAACTAATATTATTTTTGAATTTCACCTCAAAGTTATCGTCTTTATATTCCAATTCAGATAGGTTCATTTCTTTAATTATCTTTGCAAGTTCTTTAACATTGTTCAAATATAACACCTCATTTATTTTGATTATCAAAGTATTTTATAAAACTATTATATCTGTTAATATTAATATTGTCAATAAATATTATTTTTATAGTCAAAATAATATTTATTGACATATAAACGTAAAATAAATTTTGTAAAAACAAAAACTGCGTAGATAAAAATCTACGCAGTTTTTATTAAAAATTTTTAAGATTTATAAAAAGCCTATTTTTCAGTTACAACTTATTTATTTTCAGTTGTATTTTCTACAACTGGCTTTGCCGCTACTTTTCTTTCTTTAGGTTTTATAACTTTTGTAGGACACTTCATAGCACACTTATTACATTGCTTACATTTAGAATAATCAATTTGTGCAAGCTTATTTTCAAAAATTATAGCATCAAACGGACACTCTTTGAAACATATTCCACATCCTATACATCCTACTGAACAGTTTTCTTTTACAGTCTTTCCAAAGTCATTTGACTTACATAATACTGTTACTTCTTTATTTGCAGGTTTACGTTCAATTAATCCCTTAGGACAAATATCTATACATTTGCCACAATTAACACATTTTTCATCATCAACTACAGCAACACCATCTACTACATGTATGGCATCAAATTTACAAACCTGAACACAAGTACCCAAACCTAGACAACCATACGAACAAGCT includes these proteins:
- a CDS encoding beta-ketoacyl-ACP synthase 3 translates to MSIKIISTASYTDDQVLTNDDLTKIVDTNDEWIRERTGIVQRKISKNKTTEKIAFLACKKAIEKGGIEPNQIGLILFASVTNDTKVPSSSFNVLGRLGIKEAICMDINAACSGFIYSLTVAKAMMKMQNIRYCLVVGSERLSKVTNWEDRSTCILFGDGSGAVLLENDAANGEIKLDKNNCQKFYNIDFEIKDQYIKGEYDKDFNLILDMKNDIDDMSNNYIEMNGRQIYKFATKIGPKLINDLLDKNNINQSDVHAIICHQANLRIIENLSIKTDIEIDKWFVNIEKYGNTSSASVPIALDEYITSLKENNAHIEKGKYVVLLAFGGGLSYGVILLKVI
- the accD gene encoding acetyl-CoA carboxylase, carboxyltransferase subunit beta — translated: MLFKSNKKIKYTTVSINLDSETVTKCPECNSIHNKNELKNNIKICPICGYYFKMTAMERIESIIDKKTFVEYFREWKIRDPLNFPNYKNIQNKFKSQTGQDEAVRCGVGKINGKKAVIAVMDAHFMMGSMGSTVGEKITKSIELSLKKKIPLIIFSASGGARMQEGMYSLMQMAKTSQALAKLDKAKQLFISVLTNPTTGGVSASFASLGDIIIAENKALIGFAGPRVISQLTATTLPEGFQKAEFLYTHGLVDMVCKRNEMKEILSDILEIHDNILAKKDNKKFLINGK
- a CDS encoding acetyl-CoA carboxylase biotin carboxyl carrier protein encodes the protein MNNVKELAKIIKEMNLSELEYKDDNFEVKFKNNISSSELDFNSKKDTLYKANINNEEKEEILCQSNKNIYIESNLIGTFYSKPSPEENAYVNKNDIVKKGQVVCIIESMKLMNELKAPYDCKIVDILVNDGDLVEFGENIFLVEEI
- a CDS encoding carboxyl transferase domain-containing protein; amino-acid sequence: MKAIQKVYKAREPDRKKAKEYIEYFCNPFVELHGDRLFSEDNTIICGIGKVDRYSVMVISQEKSRNYGMVNPEGYRKVLRMLRYAEKFSLPVITIVDTPGAACGIGAEERGQANAIANCIYEFSKLKVPTLSIVIGEGGSGGALALSVTDQIWMLENSVYSILSPEGFASILWKDSNLKEKAADLMKLTSQDMLDAGFIEKIIKEDGGEVYNIKNEIIKFLEKSYSQSIEKILKKRYDKYRRINGG
- the rnfB gene encoding RnfABCDGE type electron transport complex subunit B, yielding MLIAYAVIVLGVLGLIFGIILDFASKKFAVEVDEKEAAILEVLPGANCGGCGFPGCGGLAAAIAGGNAPVNGCPVGGAAVAAKVAEIMGVEAGSGDKIVANVRCKGTCEATKTKYEYSGIQDCRAAASLIGGPKACSYGCLGLGTCVQVCKFDAIHVVDGVAVVDDEKCVNCGKCIDICPKGLIERKPANKEVTVLCKSNDFGKTVKENCSVGCIGCGICFKECPFDAIIFENKLAQIDYSKCKQCNKCAMKCPTKVIKPKERKVAAKPVVENTTENK
- a CDS encoding MarR family winged helix-turn-helix transcriptional regulator; amino-acid sequence: MDRDKDKNDKKNIEYFNIDDNNDSNLIYGEEEVKDNKTIFYTEGDVEEKNDILYGQSCPIVYDDESKNIDDYQSNIIFEKNKEKNDLNEINNTDNRDITKKILNSIIVDLFKNVLTIEEKSMKLRGIKDLSMSEIHVIDAIESGDGKMMSEIADILEITMGTLTTSITKLEKKGYVLREKDIYDKRVVIAKLTRKGELIEKIHKNFHDEMIEHLIIDLKLDEDKALLKALVNINNFFVKEYGGDNVY
- a CDS encoding acetyl-CoA carboxylase biotin carboxylase subunit; translation: MSTLIKKVLIANRGEIAVRIIRTLKDMNIKTVAIYSIVDKESLHTKLADEAICIGPKDIRKSYLNKMQIINAALVTSCDAIHPGFGFLSENASFAKLCEVYNIKFIGPTSKVIDLMGNKNLSKSTMEKAGLPLIPGSKGILESLENAYDIAEKITYPIILKARSGGGGKGMRVVRCKDDLEKSFNTAKKEAENSFGDPEIYMEKYLAKTKHIEVQILADEFNNIIHLGARDCSLQMNHQKLVEEAPAYAICDDLLNKLYEYTKKAVKYISYTNAGTIEYLVDIEEQEVYFMEMNTRIQVEHPVSEMISGIDIVREQVNIASHKKLNYKQNQVNLSGHAIEFRINAYDFDNNFLPSAGKINELNLPGGYGVRIDSGIYQGYEILPFYDSMLMKVIAYASDRNKAISTMKRAMSELIIGGVKTNKKMYEEILEDDNYLKGNIDTSYMESKYKKGV